A window from Culex pipiens pallens isolate TS chromosome 3, TS_CPP_V2, whole genome shotgun sequence encodes these proteins:
- the LOC120429861 gene encoding very low-density lipoprotein receptor-like isoform X5, producing MCDQNRDCPDGSDEMSCNETCRSDEFTCANGRCIQKRWQCDRDDDCGDNSDEKGCQATTCDPLKQFACSENYCITAKWRCDGEPDCPDGSDERGCTNPTPPTVNPCLSLEYQCSDRITCIHKSWICDGEKDCPQGDDEMPPICQNVTCRPDQFQCKKDKTCINGHFHCNGKSDCSDGSDEVDCAERPVAKCNPKTEFDCGGGMCIPLSKVCDKKADCPEFQDEPVDKCGKNECLESNGGCSHLCVDTPAGYYCDCKPGYKLVNNRTCEDINECEEAGSCSQRCTNEIGTFKCECMTGYLRDPRDHTKCKATEGHASLLFARRHDIRKISLDHREMTSIVNDTKAATALDFVFRTGMIYWSDVSEQRIYKAPIDEGSDKTVVVKDQTVTSDGLAVDWIYNHIYFTDIKKSTIELTNFDGNMGKILIKDDLEIPRAIALDPIDGWMYWTDWGTTPRIERAGMDGTHRQVIVNYEVKWPNGLTLDLVRKRVYWVDAKLNVISSCNYDGSKRAVVLYSADYLRHPFSITTFEDYVYWTDWDKEAVFKANKFNGKDIEPVTAMHMLQHPMTIHVYHPYRQPDGTNHCQAVNGHCSHLCLPAPQINSRSPKISCACPTGLKLMDDGLMCVEDASATTTRGPPTAHVKPHGSSSNSASSSSSSGRNATTDNKQIEHHSSNIYESNKDIIASTTDKPSSSHGNSASSRPSLANGVHFAAICTNLTRVEALMATLKSVRTVDKTAQHRSYLNRRWRHRTTTQTDPDTETDRQTEYRYWEFRKRFNILETLYTDQFDDIGGPDGGHKEAVYGNDLHASLEYVRWLCRKYQATMRNGTDGTIIQPGVVEDDSGLVAGIAIAVISIVVLVFLTVAYMVYRHHVHRNSTSMNFDNPVYRKTTEDQFSLEKNLPSSRMYPSTVGEEAQEPLNKPSTNDFV from the exons ATGAAACCTGCCGTTCGGACGAATTCACCTGTGCCAACGGGCGGTGCATCCAGAAGCGGTGGCAGTGCGACCGGGACGACGACTGCGGCGACAACAGCGACGAGAAGGGCTGCCAGGCGACCACGTGCGACCCGCTGAAGCAGTTTGCCTGCTCGGAGAACTACTGCATCACGGCCAAGTGGCGCTGCGACGGCGAACCCGACTGCCCGGACGGCTCGGACGAGCGG GGCTGCACGAATCCGACACCGCCGACGGTGAATCCGTGCCTGTCGCTGGAGTACCAGTGCAGCGACCGGATCACCTGCATCCACAAGAGCTGGATCTGCGACGGCGAGAAGGACTGCCCGCAGGGTGACGACGAGATGCCGCCGATCTGTCAGAACGTAACGTGCCGACCGGACCAGTTCCAGTGCAAGAAGGACAAAACGTGCATCAACGGGCACTTCCACTGCAACGGCAAGTCGGACTGCTCGGACGGAAGCGACGAGGTGGATTGTG CGGAACGACCGGTGGCCAAGTGCAACCCGAAGACGGAGTTCGACTGCGGCGGTGGCATGTGCATCCCGCTGTCCAAGGTGTGCGACAAGAAGGCCGATTGTCCGGAATTCCAGGACGAACCGGTGGACAAGTGCGGCAAGAACGAGTGTCTGGAGAGCAACGGGGGTTGCTCGCATCTGTGCGTGGACACTCCCGCTGGATACTACTGTGACTGCAAACCTGG CTACAAACTGGTCAACAACCGCACCTGCGAGGACATAAACGAGTGCGAGGAGGCCGGTTCCTGCTCGCAGCGGTGCACCAACGAGATCGGTACGTTCAAGTGCGAGTGCATGACCGGATACCTGCGGGACCCGCGCGACCACACCAAGTGCAAGGCGACCGAGGGGCACGCTTCGCTGCTGTTTGCGCGGCGCCACGACATCCGCAAGATTTCGCTGGACCACCGCGAGATGACGTCGATCGTGAACGACACCAAGGCGGCGACGGCGCTGGACTTTGTGTTCCGCACCGGGATGATCTACTGGAGCGACGTGTCCGAGCAGCGGATCTACAA AGCACCAATCGACGAGGGGTCAGACAAAACGGTAGTTGTGAAGGACCAAACCGTCACCTCGGACGGGCTCGCCGTGGACTGGATCTACAACCACATCTACTTTACCGACATCAAGAAGTCGACCATCGAGCTGACCAACTTCGATGGCAACATGGGTAAGATTCTGATCAAGGACGATCTGGAGATTCCACGCGCGATTGCACTGGATCCAATCGATGG CTGGATGTACTGGACCGACTGGGGAACGACCCCTCGCATCGAGCGCGCCGGAATGGACGGAACGCACCGCCAGGTGATCGTCAACTACGAGGTCAAGTGGCCCAACGGACTCACGCTGGACCTGGTGCGGAAGCGAGTGTACTGG GTGGACGCCAAGCTGAACGTGATTTCCTCGTGTAACTACGACGGATCCAAACGGGCCGTGGTGCTCTACTCGGCCGACTACCTGCGACATCCGTTCTCGATCACCACGTTCGAGGATTACGTGTACTGGACCGACTGGGACAAGGAAGCGGTCTTCAAGGCGAACAAGTTTAACGGCAAGGATATCGAGCCGGTGACGGCAATGCACATG CTCCAGCACCCGATGACGATCCACGTGTACCACCCGTACCGCCAGCCGGACGGCACCAACCACTGTCAGGCCGTGAACGGACACTGCTCGCACCTGTGCCTGCCGGCACCGCAGATCAACAGCCGGAGTCCAAAAATCTCCTGCGCGTGTCCCACCGGACTCAAGCTGATGGACGACGGCCTCATGTGCGTCGAGGACG CGAGTGCAACCACTACGAGGGGTCCACCAACGGCGCATGTCAAGCCCCACGGGTCAAGCTCGAACTCcgcatcgtcgtcgtcctctTCCGGCCGGAATGCCACCACCGACAACAAACAGATCGAGCATCACTCCAGTAATATTTACGAAAGCAACAAGGACATTATTGCGTCCACGACGGACAAACCATCCTCATCGCATGGGAACT cagCATCGTCACGCCCCTCGCTCGCAAACGGCGTGCACTTTGCGGCCATCTGCACCAACCTAACCCGCGTCGAGGCCCTGATGGCCACCCTCAAGTCCGTCCGCACGGTCGACAAGACCGCCCAGCACCGGTCCTACCTGAACCGAAGATGGCGCCACCGTACGACCACACAGACCGACCCTGACACCGAGACGGACCGACAGACCGAGTACCGCTACTGGGAGTTCCGGAAGCGGTTCAACATACTGGAGACGCTGTACACGGACCAGTTCGACGACATCGGGGGGCCCGACGGGGGTCACAAGGAGGCCGTTTACGGAAACGATCTGCACGCCTCGCTCGAGTACGTGCGGTGGCTCTGTCGGAAGTATCAAG CGACCATGCGGAACGGAACTGACGGGACCATCATCCAGCCGGGAGTGGTGGAGGACGACTCCGGACTGGTGGCCGGAATCGCCATCGCCGTCATCTCCATCGTTGTGCTGGTGTTCCTGACg GTCGCGTACATGGTCTACCGGCACCACGTGCACCGGAACTCGACCTCGATGAACTTTGACAACCCGGTGTACCGGAAGACGACCGAGGACCAGTTCAGCCTGGAGAAGAACCTGCCGAGCAGCCGCATGTACCCGAGCACCGTCGGCGAGGAG